Within the Epinephelus lanceolatus isolate andai-2023 chromosome 9, ASM4190304v1, whole genome shotgun sequence genome, the region ATTCAGGAGCCAGCTGCACAAAACATTTAACAGTTACCTCCTTAAAGTTTGTTACTTAAGGCTTAATTTGTCCTTACCTGAGGGACTTACTCAAAAGTGTTGCACAGAATGCTTTCAAAGGTTTCCTTAAAAATGTTAAGGCAGTAGAATTCAacagtttccatggcaaccaTTTGTTTGCTTGCAGTAGTGATATCTAAGGTGTTTGTGCAACAGTTAAGCTAACTTTAAGGAATTCCTTACTTATAAGACtgaagatgcagaaaaattggtccacgcttttgttacctctaggctggattactgtaactctctattatcaggtagctctagtaagtccttaaaaactctccagctaattcagaatgcagcagcacgtgtactaacaggaactaagaaacaagatcatatttctcctgttttagcttctctgcactggctccctgtaaaatccagaattgaatttaaaatcctactgttaacttataaagctctaaatggtcaagctccgtcatatcttagagagctcatagtgccatattatcccaccagaacactgcgctctgagaacgcagggttactcgtggtccctaaagtctccaaaagcagatcaggagccagagccttcagctatcaggctcctctcctgtggaatcatcttcctgttacggtccgggaggcagacaccgtctccacatttaagactagacttaagactttcctctttgataaagcttatagttagggctggctcaggcttgccctgtaccagcccctggCGGGCATAAGCTCCTCCTGGATAGTATAGTTAAATagttaatacatactttcaacatattgtaccacagtagccagaactataactataatattattacttttattaatgttgttgtaacctactgtcattacctgcatctctctctctctctctctctctgtctctctctctctgtctcattgtgtcatatggattactgttaatttattatgctgatctgttctgtacgacatctattgcacgtctgtccgtcctggaagagggatccctcctcagttgctcttcctgaggtttctaccattttttccccgttaaagggttttttggggagtttttcctgatcagctgtgagggtcataaggacagagggatgtcgtatgctgtaaagccctgtgaggcaaattgtgatttgtgatattgggctttataaataaaattgattgattgattgaaaacagTTTTGTAACTCAAAGGAATTCCTAAATGATAAAACTACGATAAGTAGAAAAccagtttaaagggatagtgcacccaaaaatgaaaattcagccattatctcctcacccatatgccgagggaggctcaggtgaagtttcagagtcctcacatcacttgcagagatcggcgagtggagcagctagcacacctaatggctgacggcgccccagactaacgtccaagaacacaaaattgaatccacaaaatatctccatactgctcatccatagtgatccaagtgtcctgaagccccgaaataaaaagttgtttggaaaaacgtcatatgaactctgtttttagcctcactgtagcctgtagctctgactgcctctctgtgctctgcgctcacgtgtgcgcgcctgtgcgagaccagcgaaagcatgagctttgttCACtcgtgtttacatcacatgaCACGTGCactgcagggggagacaacgtaaccacagagctaaaagataatttgcactacggtcttttagcaaaggacagcccaacatgtctgaagactttgaaattgaggaggaacagcatttctttgttgagccgtatttgtttgagcccgagtatacggacgtggaactcaggctactggacgaagcagccgccgcagctcatgagcctgaccctcagccagccgcagaataccggagtcgagcactggaaacctggtggtgtagttgtttcaaatgcaaagcaatgccaacggatgaggaaagtctttgctgctcagactgggaattggcgatgcctgcacttgagaatctggacatcagtactgacgagactgctgctcttcagagaccgtgcatcaccgatcaccctgagcacacacacgtgagcgcggtgcccagagaggcagtcagagctacaggctacagtgaggctaaaaacagagttcatatgacgtttctccaaacaactttttatgtcgcggctgcagcacacttggatcactatggacgagcagtatggagatattttgtggattcaattttgtgttcttggacgttagtctggggcgccgtctaccattaggtgtgctagctgctccgctcgccgatctctgcaagtgatgtgaggactctaaaacttcacctgagcctccctcggcatatgggtgagtagataatggctgaatttacatttttgggtgcactatccctttaagtaaaaaCGCTGTATTAAAGTGTTCCTTAAATAAACTAAGTGTGTTTATAAAGAGAACATGAGCATGAACTGATCGTCTCACCTGCCTTTGTTCCGTCAGGTTCTGCTGAAGGATCAGACCTGGACATGGACCTTGACCTGGACCTGAGCCGGTCCTCATGGGGCCGGGCCGTTCTGCTCCTGGACATTTCTCCTGTCTCCATGACGACACCTCCAACATGTCCGACTGTGATCCAGCTGCTGTAGAGGAGCAGACGGCTGCAGAGGAAGCTCCTGGTCCTCCCAGTCCTCCTGGATCTCCTGATCCCCCTGGTCCCCCTGGTCCCCCTGCCCCTCCTGGTTCTCCCAGTCTCGGTCGCCCCCCCCTGGCAGAGAAGGCCCTGTCAGAGGCCTTCGCCCGGCTGCGGTACCAGGACACGTCTCTGCTGatctggcagcagcagcaacaggatCTGCAGGTGGCGCCGCCCTCCACCTACCTGAGCCGCAGCCAGTCGGCCTGGTACAGCAGCTACGGGAACCAGGCCGTCCTGATCCGGGACAAGAGGGGCCTGGAGGACGCAGAGGGACGCTCCAGGATCTGCAGCCTCATGTAGACTCATGTCTCATGTTTTACACTTCCTGTCCAAGGCAGGAACATCACGCCGTTACGATCTCGATCACAGACTGTGGAGACAGTCGTTGCGCGTCTAATCTGCCATTGAAGGAAGTGACAGCACCAAGTCAGTGTCTGTGTGAAAGGGACAGTCGACAGGATGGGAccatggacaggacaggtgggACGTTTGGACGATGTGTTCTGTGGGCGACCTACCGCAggacatttaaaaagcagcagttagcagttagcggctaactcagagaagaagaacagcagctgaaaatggcCACAAATAATGAAAAGGGACTTCATAGCAGCTCTGTAGCGCCACCGGTGTGTGACCTTACTGTCATGTGACATGTCGCTCATCTCCGCATCATTTCCTGTAACGAACTACATCGTCTGCACTTTAAATGAACTGAATCCTTTTTATGTTTCTGTGAACAGTTTTAATCTCTGAAATTATTTTCATCTTTCatggtttcatttcatttttcataagAACAACGACAGATCAGAgcacaacatttttatttttttattttctgttactcTGATATTTATTTCTGATGTATTGATTATTGGAGATTTTATTCTCTGTATGGTCCATGTTGAAATGTTTGCTGGTAGATGAGTTAAATAACTGGAATTATACCAGATGATCAGCCgatgatgtcatgttgtttGAGATGATCGTCAGACGACATCTGTGTGAGTCTAACTTTCCTGAGCTTCAGTTTCACATCAAATTTCAAACCTTTACTTGGAAATTGAGTTAGTAAACCCATTAGTTAAACcattgcacaaaacaccttaagctTTTCCTTAAGTCCAGGACAGTTTTCTCCCTATTTGGGGCTTATACCTAAGAAATCCCTTAAACTTAGTTAAACTGTTGCACAAAAGATCTTAAGTGTCAGAAGCGTATGAGTCCACATGGAAACTAACATCTTTCTCAATGCAATAAATGCCTTAATGGTTTCCTTAACCAAGGAAACACTTTTAAGGGATTCTCTTCAACACCTTTAAGTAAGTCCCTTAGCTAAGGGAAAATTAAGCCTTACATGTCACACTAAAATatactaaataataataaaatatactaCAAAAACTACAAAGGTATTGGCTGGTTGTAATCTGACATCCTCACTGCTGGATGTCATTAAATCCCCTTATGtctgacacactgttcctttaagtctgTTTAAGGTCTTTTTTCGGTGAGCGGTTGGCGTCAGTGTCCAGACAGAAACATttagtatgtgtgtgaatgagagtcGACTCGGCGTCAGCTTCAGTTTACGTGTTTATTTATGAAAACAAAGGAACTCAGAAAATAAGGATCCCATATCAGTAATTACATCAAATAATTCACTTGTTGGTTTTTCGTCGGTTCGTCCTCTCTGCGTCTCTgcgtgtctctgtctctccgtgAGTCTCTACTCTATCGAGCGGAGTTGGATCTAAACCTCAGACAGCTACTATACAGCTACTATACAGTGCTCAAACATACGGAAGAAAAAACGTACGGCCGGAGTGCATGCAAATACATAAAatcacttttttcctttttcttattaaaatacaaaaattaacTATCAGCATCAAAGCTCGACCATcaactaaaaacaaacagaggaggGTTACTGTGGCAACCGGCTGTCTtgctgtccatctgtctgtccgtcaCGTTGGGaggaagtctgtgtgtgtgtgtgtgtgtgtgtgtgtgtgtgtggtcacttATCTATCAGTTATTGATCCatctgtaaaatgtccaaaataaaGCCTGTTTAAGTCTCAACAAGATTCGTCAACCCGACAACAGAAAGCACAAATGAATTCCCACCATAACTGAACATCTCCATGACAACCAAGAAACTCCGCCCACTGATGCAGGCCATGAAAAGCATCAGATTCAGTTTGAAATGAGacgaaaaacaaaatcagaacgATCTTTgaaaagtgtaaaaacagaaatgagtCATCAGAACTATCGGATTAAAAAtcaattaatattttttcatcatCAGTTAAAAGTTCGTCCGTGTGGCTGTGAAGCTGCTGAACTGAAATTAAAccactgatcaataatcaatatcTTCAACCACTCAGAGGCTCTGAGTTCACAGACAGGTGGGGTTTCGACCAAtcacagaggaggaggcagaaCTGACAGGTGACGACCCAAAAACCACCAGCTGTGTCTGTATCCATGACGACAAGTCAGCATGACGCTGGTCCAGTGTCATCGaaacagaggtcaaaggtcaaacagacagacagacagacagacagatcgACAGGTAAGCTGTGGGTGTGAGAGTCACATGATTCAATCTGATTGGTTTGTCCTGATCGATCCGATCAGCAGAAACACGACAAGGTCAGAAGAGAAAAAGGAAGTGGCGCCCCTCTCCCGCCTGCTGTCTCACCGTGCTGCGTTCAGAACATGATGGAAAATTGGAAATTCTATCTTTCTGTTAGAGAAGACTTTTCTGTGATGAGCGTCCAGCATCACAGCCTTTAaccgaccaatcagagcagagcgTGATGAGTTAATGTTTGTCTGTGGAGCTGCGATGATTCGTCCAATAATCACTTCTTTGATTTATAGAAATTTAATCAGCGACTGTTTTTATAATTTGTATGTGTTCAAACAAAACGAGCCGTctccaggagctgctgctgtcctCGCTCCTACACTGGACAGATCTCATGCTGGtggaacaaaacaagacatttgatgatgtcactttgggctcCAGTCACACGCCGTTCTCACAGAGCGCCGACGTTTTACAGTAACACAGAGTACGTTTCACAGTACGACGTTCTCAGGTGACAGGAAACACTATGACATCAGGGGTCTGACATCACCACGAGACGTCAGCTGCGTCCCAAACATAAGGACACTTCATTGCAGCTCAGTCAGGTGACCATGAGGCTGTGATGTCACCACGAACAcgacatcaaaataaaaatctgatgCTGTGTTTAAAAGGTTTGAGCTGACGAGGCCGCCGCAGCCAATCACATCAAACTTTACTTAAAACTCTAAAATTAAACAGGAAGTTGAACAGGAAGTTCATCTCGCTGATTCAAACTGTTGATTTTTCTTCACGTTCACAAAAACTTTTTATGATCtgagcagaaagaaaataattcgACGTCTGCGTCCTCGTGTGAGTTCGTCtttattttggacattttaaagaGACAATAATCGATCCTAAAAATAAttgatgaaaaaataaacagctgTTTTTCTCTCGCGGTTCATTgaaggtgtttgttttttttacactcgcagtttctttttttggaaCTTTCCTTCCCAGCAGATTGTTTTTGGGTTTTTCTGTCGTTTTGACGTTTTTAACCTCTGACGTGAAACTGATCTGGACCCCTCCTCACATTTGGTTCAGTCTGAACTCTGACAGGAAGTATCCATGGTTTggtggcggggggggggggggggggggggggggggggggttacagTATGAGTGGTTTTGTTTTGACGGCAGCGGGGTGGTGGTGGCGGCAGTGGGGGGGTTGAACAGGACAGCGGTACAAAGACGTTTTTATATAGAGAACCTTATAAGACACAAACAAGTTTAGCACACAACCTGaaaaattaaaactgaaaaataaaggaaatgtagtgttaaaaaaaacaaacaaacaaaaaaaacaaaaacagaagtttGTCTCGCTCTGCGCTGACAGAGCCGGCGCTGGTTGGTGGGGGGTGCCTGGGTCCGAGCCTGGTGACCCCACCCACCCCCCCCCATTGACCCCGGGGACAGACAGTAGGTGTGGGTG harbors:
- the brd3os gene encoding uncharacterized protein BRD3OS, which codes for MGPGRSAPGHFSCLHDDTSNMSDCDPAAVEEQTAAEEAPGPPSPPGSPDPPGPPGPPAPPGSPSLGRPPLAEKALSEAFARLRYQDTSLLIWQQQQQDLQVAPPSTYLSRSQSAWYSSYGNQAVLIRDKRGLEDAEGRSRICSLM